The genomic stretch CGAGGTCAAGTTAAGCGTGTCCCGATCTCGGAGTATAGCCATCCAGGCTCAAGCCATACCGCTAAGAACTGGGCAGTGGCAGGTTTTCTTCGGGTGCTGCTGGACATCAAGGCCACCCATCCACAGTCTAATTGCAGTTTAATCGGGATAAAAAATTTTCCTCCCGATTAATAAACCAAGAGGAAAGCAGACAAGATCTGGCTAATGCGGAACCCGGGACTTGAACCCGGAAGTCTTTGCAGACACTAGAACCTGAATCTAGCGCGTCTACCAATTCCGCCAGTTCCGCATATCAAAGTCACAATCTCTAATGATTCCAGAGTTCAGCTTATTCGTCAACTACTGTGATCGGAAAGATGAGAGGTTGTTAACCTAATTTTATCTGATTCAGGCGTTCAGAAAGATGGACATCTGCCGGGATTCCGGTAAGATTGAGACCAAATCCAAGAATTTACACAAGTATAAATTGACTCCGGAGGGTAGGGTTATCATTTCCGCTCGTACATCACCAGAAAGCTACTCTCAACCTGAAGAGGACAAGTCTGTTCTACGCGTCTGGGGCAAATCCCCTCTGCAAGGGCAGGTTAAGATCAGCGGGGCTAAGAATTCAGCTCTGGCCATTATGGCAGGTGCCTTGCTGTGCCCTAAGGACTGTCACCTGCGTAATGTCCCGACCCTGGTGGATGTTTCCCGTATGGGAGAGATCCTGACCGCCCTGGGGGTCAAACTGAAGCGAAATAACGACATCCTGGAGATAGATGCTCGTCACATTGGGCAATCTAAGGCTCCCTACGAACTGGTTAGCCAGCTACGGGCCAGTTTCTTTGTCATTGGTCCTCTCCTGACACGCCTGGGAGTAGCACGGGTGCCTATGCCCGGTGGTTGTGCGATCGGGGCCCGTCCGGTAGATTTACATGTTCGCGGTCTGCAGGCCATGGGAGCCGATGTCCAGATCGAGCATGGTACGGTGCATGCCTGTATCCCTGGTAACAGCCGCCGCTTGAAAGGGGCACGGATTTACCTGGATTATCCCAGTGTTGGTGCAACAGAAACCTTGATGATGGCAGCCACCCTGGCCGATGGGGAAACCATCATTGAGAATGCAGCCCAGGAGCCGGAAGTGGTTGACCTGGCTAATTTCTGTCGAGCTATGGGAGCCCGGATTCGAGGGGCTGGAACCAATACGATCGTCATTTCTGGCGTTCCCAGCCTGCATTCAGTGGATTATTCCATCATTCCGGATCGAATTGAAGCTGGAACATTCCTGGTGGCGGGTGCGATCACCCACTCGGAGTTCAGTCTGGCACCGATCGTGCCGGAACATCTGACAGCAGTGATTGCCAAACTGCGGGCGATCGGAGCCCAGATTCTGGAAGAAGGCCCTAATCGGCTGCGGGTGATTGGCTCTCCAGAACGCCATCGAGCGACAGATATCGAAACCCTTCCCTATCCAGGTTTTCCGACAGATATGCAGGCTCAATTTATGGCCCTGCTGACCCTGAGTGATGGAGATAGCGTGATTTCGGAGACGGTATTTGAAAATCGGCTCCGTCATGTAGCTGAGTTAAGTCGGATGGGGGCAGACATCCGGGTGAAGGGCAACCATGCCATTGTGCGTGGCGTACCCATGCTTTCGGGAGCCCCTGTGCTGGC from Leptolyngbya sp. 'hensonii' encodes the following:
- the murA gene encoding UDP-N-acetylglucosamine 1-carboxyvinyltransferase — its product is MSARTSPESYSQPEEDKSVLRVWGKSPLQGQVKISGAKNSALAIMAGALLCPKDCHLRNVPTLVDVSRMGEILTALGVKLKRNNDILEIDARHIGQSKAPYELVSQLRASFFVIGPLLTRLGVARVPMPGGCAIGARPVDLHVRGLQAMGADVQIEHGTVHACIPGNSRRLKGARIYLDYPSVGATETLMMAATLADGETIIENAAQEPEVVDLANFCRAMGARIRGAGTNTIVISGVPSLHSVDYSIIPDRIEAGTFLVAGAITHSEFSLAPIVPEHLTAVIAKLRAIGAQILEEGPNRLRVIGSPERHRATDIETLPYPGFPTDMQAQFMALLTLSDGDSVISETVFENRLRHVAELSRMGADIRVKGNHAIVRGVPMLSGAPVLATDLRASAALVLAALAADGQTTIHGLQHLDRGYDNIEGKLRQLGARLERAQAENVDPAMFQLQPK